GTTTGCTGCGCCTGCTCTCTCTGCTGCAGACCTCGCGCGTTTGGCCGGGTTCGGAACTGGCCGAGCGCCTGGAGGTGAGTGGCCGTACCGTCCGCAACGACATCGACCGGTTGCGCGAGCTCGGCTACCCCGTGGACGCGACACGCGGTGCCACCGGCGGCTACCGGCTGGTCGCCGGGGCTGCGATGCCGCCGTTGCTTCTCGACGACGAGGAAGCCGTGGCCGTGACGATTGCCCTGCGCACTGCTGTGCAGGGCGCCGTCCCTGGCACCGAGGAGACGTCATTGCAGGCGCTGGCCAAGCTGGAGCAGGTGCTGCCCCCGCGGCTGCGCCGACGCGTACGCGCCCTTCAGGCGTACACGGTCGCCGTGCCGGCGGACCGTCCGGCACCGGCTGTGTCTGCGGATGTGCTGACCACCCTGGTGTCGGCCTGTCGTGACCGGGAACGGCTGCGCTTCGACTACCTGAACCATGCCGGCTCGACCACCCGCCGGCTGGTCGAGCCGTATCGGGCGGTCAACTGGGGCCGGCGCTGGTACCTGGTGGCGTGGGACGTCGAGCGCCAGGACTGGCGGACCTTCAGGATCGACCGAATAGAGCCCCGCACCCCGACCGGCCCGCGCTTCTCCCCGCGCGAACTGCCCGGCGGCGACGCCGCGGCGTACGTCTCCCTGCGGGTGTCGAGCGCTGCCTGGCGCTACCACGCGCGGGTGACCGTCCATGCCCCGGCGACGGCGGTGATCGAGCGGATCAACCCCGCGGTCGGCACGGTCGAGGCTGTGGATGCCGACAGCTGCATCCTGATCACCGGTGCCGATACGGTGCAGACCCTTGCCGTCTACCTGGGCATGCTCGACTTCGACTTCGACGTCACCGAGCCCGCGGAACTGGTCACCCACCTGCGCCGGCTCGGAGACCGGTACACCCGCTCGACGCCTCCCGCCCATTGAGACGCCGAGACGCCACCCGAACCCGGGCGGTCTCGTCCGGATCATCGCGCAGACCGGTGAGCCGCCTTTCGGAGCACGTCACCAGGGTCCCGGCCCGTCCGGTTCGTCGGCTGACAGAGCCCTCCTAGGACACCCGCAGGATCGCGGCGCGCCTTTCGACGGCCGAGATCAGGGCCTCCACCGTGGCGTCGAAGATCTGCTCGTCCGTCACCTCGGCGAGTTCGCCGCTGAGGCGGGTGATGTTCGGGAAGTGCTGCGGGTCGACCAGTCGGTACTCACGGCTCCATGCGGAGTCGTCGGCTGCGCGGGCGTCCGCGTCGAACAGGAGGAACGCGGCCTGCTGACCCACGTACGCGAGGAGTGTGTCCCCGATCATGCGGTAATGGACGGTGGCCTCGGCGCCCTCCAGGCCGGCCTCGCGGACCGCTCCGAGGATGAGTTCGACGACCCGGAACTCGTTGGTCCGGCGCGTGGTCCGGCTTGCCATGGCCGATCCCACCACCGGGTACTTGAGGGCGACCGCGAGCGAGGCGTCGGCGAGTGCCCGGATGCGGCCCTTCCAGTCGAGGCCCTCGGGGATGGCGTCGAGTGCCTCGCCGAGCGTGCGGTCCGCGACCGACAGCAGGAGCTCGTCCTTGTCGCGGAAGTGCCGGTAGATCGCGGTCGGATCCGCGCCGAGCTCCTCACCCAGGCGCCGGACGGTGAAGGCGTCCTCGCTTCCGCGCTCGGCGATGCGAAGGCTCGCGTCGATGATCGCGTCGGGCGTGAGCTGACTGCCTGCGCGTTTGTTCCGGGACTTGGTGGCGGGTGACTTCGGCATGGTGCGGCCAGTGTAACGGTCCGGGATCCAGTGAGCGCAACACCGTTGACAGCGCTGTTGCGCTGCCGTTCACTCCTCCTCAACGAACACGTCGGGCGGGTCACTCCGCCGTGATGGAGGTTGAATTGATGGCGCACAGCAGCCAAGCCGACACCGTCTTCGTCGGAGGCCGGGTCTTCACCGGAGCGGGCCCCGTCCCGGTGGACGCCGCCGTCGCGGTAGCGGGCGGCCGGATCGTCGCCGTCGCCGACGTGGGTACGGTGCGCTCCCTGACCGGTGCCGGTACGGAGGTCGTCGATCTGGAGGGCGGCCTGCTCGTCCCCGGATTCCAGGACGCCCACATCCATCCCGTGATGGGTGGAACCCAGATGCTCGGTTGCGACCAGAGCGACGAGACCACCGCCGAGGGATGTCTCGCCGTGGTGGCCCGGTACGCGAAGGAGCACCCGGACTCCGCGTGGATCCGTGGTGGCGGCTGGGGGATGGACAGCTTCCCCGGCGGCACGCCGACGCGCTCCATGCTCGACGCGGTGGTGCCGGACCGGCCCGTGCTGCTCATCAACTCCGACGGCCACGGTGCCTGGGTCAACTCCCGCGCGCTGGAGATCGCGGGCGTCGACCGGCACACCCCGGACCCGGCCGACGGCCGCATCGAGCGGGAGGCGGACGGCACCCCGGCCGGCACCCTGCACGAGGGCGCCGTGGAGCTGGTGGCCCGTCATGTTCCGGTCGCGACCGAGGACGAGATGCATGCCGGACTGCTCGCCGCGCAGGAGTACCTGTTCTCCCTCGGGGTGACCGGGTGGCAGGACGCCATGATCGGCTCCTTCTCCGGCTACTCGGACAACCTGCCCGTCTATCTGCGCGCGGCCCGCGAAGGCTCGCTGCTCGCCCGGGTCGTCGGTGCCCTGTGGTGGGACCGTAAGCGTGGTCTGGAGCAGCTTCCGGAGCTGGAGGAACGCCGCCGTATCGGGCAGGCGGGCCGCTTCAGGGCCACCAGCGTCAAGATCATGCAGGACGGCGTCGCGGAGAACTTCACCGCCGGGATGCTGGAGCCGTATCTGGACGGCTGCGGCTGTCCGACCGGTAACTCGGGCTTGAGTTTCGTCGAACCCGGGCTGCTGCGCGAGGCGGTGTGCGCGCTCGACCGCTCCGGCTTCCAGGTCCATTTCCACGCGCTCGGCGACCGTGCCGTGCGCGAGGCACTCGACGCGCTCGGTGCGGCCCGCGCCGCCAATGGCGCCAACGACCACCGGCACCACCTGGCCCACCTCCAGGTCGTCCACCCCGATGACCTCGCGCGCTTCGCGGACCTCGGCGTCGCCGCGAACATCCAGGCGCTGTGGGCCGCCCACGAACCGCAGATGGACGAGCTGACCATCCCGTTCCTGGGGGCCGAACGGGCCGC
The Streptomyces sp. NBC_00234 DNA segment above includes these coding regions:
- a CDS encoding helix-turn-helix transcriptional regulator, producing the protein MLDTSARLLRLLSLLQTSRVWPGSELAERLEVSGRTVRNDIDRLRELGYPVDATRGATGGYRLVAGAAMPPLLLDDEEAVAVTIALRTAVQGAVPGTEETSLQALAKLEQVLPPRLRRRVRALQAYTVAVPADRPAPAVSADVLTTLVSACRDRERLRFDYLNHAGSTTRRLVEPYRAVNWGRRWYLVAWDVERQDWRTFRIDRIEPRTPTGPRFSPRELPGGDAAAYVSLRVSSAAWRYHARVTVHAPATAVIERINPAVGTVEAVDADSCILITGADTVQTLAVYLGMLDFDFDVTEPAELVTHLRRLGDRYTRSTPPAH
- a CDS encoding TetR/AcrR family transcriptional regulator — its product is MPKSPATKSRNKRAGSQLTPDAIIDASLRIAERGSEDAFTVRRLGEELGADPTAIYRHFRDKDELLLSVADRTLGEALDAIPEGLDWKGRIRALADASLAVALKYPVVGSAMASRTTRRTNEFRVVELILGAVREAGLEGAEATVHYRMIGDTLLAYVGQQAAFLLFDADARAADDSAWSREYRLVDPQHFPNITRLSGELAEVTDEQIFDATVEALISAVERRAAILRVS
- a CDS encoding amidohydrolase, with product MAHSSQADTVFVGGRVFTGAGPVPVDAAVAVAGGRIVAVADVGTVRSLTGAGTEVVDLEGGLLVPGFQDAHIHPVMGGTQMLGCDQSDETTAEGCLAVVARYAKEHPDSAWIRGGGWGMDSFPGGTPTRSMLDAVVPDRPVLLINSDGHGAWVNSRALEIAGVDRHTPDPADGRIEREADGTPAGTLHEGAVELVARHVPVATEDEMHAGLLAAQEYLFSLGVTGWQDAMIGSFSGYSDNLPVYLRAAREGSLLARVVGALWWDRKRGLEQLPELEERRRIGQAGRFRATSVKIMQDGVAENFTAGMLEPYLDGCGCPTGNSGLSFVEPGLLREAVCALDRSGFQVHFHALGDRAVREALDALGAARAANGANDHRHHLAHLQVVHPDDLARFADLGVAANIQALWAAHEPQMDELTIPFLGAERAAQQYPFGDLRRAGAHLVAGSDWSVSSPNPLWGIHVAVNRAAPVGELPEGATYPPFYPEQALTLAEALTAYTAGTAWVNHLDDVTGTVEEGKYADLVVLDRDPFARPADEIGDVRVRRTYVEGRLVFAADTPGPAAPATD